The Bacillus xiapuensis genome window below encodes:
- a CDS encoding 5'-nucleotidase C-terminal domain-containing protein, with translation MAYQPKSYRKYVAAAATATLVATALSPASAASFKDVSSHYKEAVDYLISNHITKGISASKFGTHLPIKRADAAVMIAKALNLNVSDVKASGFKDVPKRAKKYVDALKEADIISGKSSDSFAPDQKITRGEAAIMLSKAYKLQGKSKKSPFKDVTSRYKEAVDALVSAGITKGKGADSFGTNDPIKRGDFAVLLHKLSKVKKPEAPEKDNFMLSLMHTNDTHANLDSAPKKMTAIKEVRAEKPDALLIDAGDVFSGTLYFNEFKGQADLKFMNLMGYDVMTFGNHEFDLGSSKEGHQALADFIEGAKFSFVSANVDFSKDDTFKGLFSDTISSKPEEGKIYNGIVKEVDGEKVGFFGLTTQDTKEISSPKQIEFQDYIKEAEKAVQAFEGMGVNKIVAVSHIGYDDNEAVDNDLTLAAKVDGIDVIVGGHSHTKLDEPVAVNKDENGKGKNQTVIVHADQYNKHLGTLDVEFDKDGKVIGHAGKLIEIKDQAEDVETKDLLKPYAEKIQKIKNEPTGGSAAKLLDNPRTGGDNSKPSVRKNETELGNLITDGMLAKAKEYNPDVVMALQNGGGIRTTVDKGEITVGEVINVLPFGNTLATMEVTGAELKAAFETSVKDLPRENGGFLHVSGAKVQYDSSKPAGERIVSVAYKKANGSYAQIQAEETYTIATNAFTAKGGDGYDIFKKAYEEGRVTDLGLSDWENLRDHIAQLKTVDPKIEGRIVDVAETGTGSYSGSESGGSSQVLTLSPADFSGTPDKPKHFTQDVKVKISQSSSLSNAVIQGDLILTGTANPSITYENIIVKGKLDLSAVEGDTSKLSNIEAEEVIL, from the coding sequence ATGGCTTATCAACCTAAATCGTATCGTAAATATGTGGCTGCTGCGGCAACGGCTACACTCGTAGCAACGGCTCTCTCACCTGCATCTGCTGCCTCATTTAAAGATGTGTCAAGTCATTACAAAGAGGCTGTGGATTACTTAATCAGCAATCATATCACTAAAGGCATATCCGCCAGTAAGTTCGGAACCCACCTGCCGATTAAACGGGCGGATGCTGCTGTGATGATTGCCAAGGCTTTAAATTTAAATGTTTCAGATGTGAAGGCTTCCGGCTTCAAGGATGTTCCAAAACGGGCGAAGAAGTATGTGGATGCGCTGAAAGAGGCTGATATCATTTCTGGAAAATCATCTGATTCATTTGCTCCAGATCAAAAAATTACTCGCGGGGAAGCTGCGATCATGCTTTCAAAAGCATACAAGCTCCAGGGCAAATCAAAGAAGAGCCCTTTTAAAGATGTTACCTCCCGCTATAAAGAAGCGGTCGATGCGCTCGTAAGCGCAGGCATTACTAAAGGAAAGGGAGCCGACAGCTTCGGCACCAATGATCCGATTAAACGGGGAGATTTTGCTGTTCTTCTTCATAAATTATCCAAAGTTAAAAAGCCTGAAGCCCCCGAGAAAGATAATTTCATGCTTTCCTTAATGCATACGAACGATACGCATGCGAACCTCGATAGCGCACCCAAAAAAATGACCGCTATTAAGGAGGTTCGAGCTGAAAAGCCGGATGCGTTATTGATCGACGCGGGAGATGTGTTTTCTGGAACGCTTTATTTTAACGAGTTCAAAGGACAAGCCGACTTAAAGTTTATGAATCTTATGGGATATGATGTTATGACATTCGGTAACCATGAGTTTGACTTAGGTTCCAGCAAGGAAGGGCATCAAGCGCTTGCGGACTTTATCGAGGGAGCTAAATTTTCGTTTGTCAGCGCCAACGTTGATTTCTCAAAGGATGATACATTCAAAGGGCTGTTCAGCGATACGATTTCCAGCAAACCGGAAGAAGGCAAGATTTATAATGGAATCGTCAAAGAAGTGGACGGCGAAAAGGTAGGATTCTTTGGGCTGACTACTCAGGATACGAAAGAGATTTCAAGCCCCAAACAAATAGAGTTCCAAGATTATATAAAAGAGGCGGAAAAAGCAGTTCAAGCGTTTGAAGGTATGGGCGTCAACAAGATTGTCGCCGTTTCTCATATCGGCTATGACGACAACGAAGCGGTTGATAATGATTTGACATTGGCGGCGAAAGTAGACGGAATTGATGTGATTGTCGGCGGTCACAGCCACACGAAATTAGATGAGCCTGTCGCGGTAAATAAGGATGAAAACGGCAAGGGGAAGAATCAGACAGTGATCGTTCATGCCGATCAGTACAATAAGCATCTCGGCACATTAGACGTTGAATTCGACAAGGATGGGAAAGTAATCGGCCACGCCGGCAAGCTGATCGAAATTAAAGATCAGGCGGAAGATGTGGAAACGAAAGATTTGCTGAAGCCTTACGCTGAGAAAATACAAAAGATTAAAAATGAACCGACTGGAGGCTCAGCAGCTAAATTATTGGATAACCCCCGCACAGGCGGAGATAATTCTAAGCCGAGCGTTCGCAAAAATGAAACTGAACTCGGGAACTTGATCACGGACGGTATGCTGGCAAAAGCGAAGGAATATAACCCAGATGTGGTAATGGCGCTGCAAAACGGCGGAGGTATCCGCACAACGGTAGATAAAGGAGAAATTACAGTAGGCGAAGTGATCAATGTTCTTCCATTTGGAAATACATTAGCGACAATGGAAGTCACGGGAGCTGAGCTGAAAGCAGCCTTCGAAACGAGCGTGAAGGACCTTCCCCGCGAAAATGGCGGCTTCTTGCATGTGTCTGGAGCGAAAGTCCAATATGATTCTTCTAAACCGGCCGGTGAGCGCATCGTTTCCGTCGCTTATAAGAAAGCAAATGGCTCGTATGCGCAAATTCAAGCGGAAGAAACCTATACAATTGCTACCAATGCCTTCACAGCGAAAGGCGGAGACGGCTATGATATCTTCAAGAAAGCGTATGAAGAAGGGCGCGTAACCGACCTTGGTTTATCCGATTGGGAAAACCTTCGCGACCATATCGCCCAATTGAAAACAGTTGACCCGAAAATTGAAGGGCGTATCGTCGATGTGGCTGAAACGGGAACCGGTTCATATTCAGGTTCTGAAAGCGGAGGAAGCTCACAAGTATTGACTCTATCACCTGCAGACTTTAGCGGCACTCCGGACAAACCAAAGCACTTTACTCAAGATGTTAAAGTGAAGATTTCTCAGTCTTCTTCGCTGTCAAATGCCGTTATCCAAGGTGATTTAATCCTGACAGGAACAGCGAACCCTAGCATTACTTATGAAAACATTATAGTAAAAGGAAAGCTGGATCTTTCAGCTGTGGAAGGGGACACTTCGAAACTATCGAATATTGAAGCGGAAGAAGTGATTCTGTAA
- a CDS encoding DUF4282 domain-containing protein yields the protein MDKFLQFDRMITPTIIKVLFWIGVALSILSGLSMIITGTGQYGGGFAVLTGLLTIVLGPLLVRVYCELLMVFFKMHESLKNIEERLAAGSRPFDNRPS from the coding sequence ATGGATAAATTTCTGCAATTTGACCGAATGATCACACCGACCATTATTAAAGTCCTGTTTTGGATTGGTGTCGCTTTATCCATTCTTTCCGGTCTCAGCATGATCATTACCGGAACAGGCCAATATGGCGGGGGTTTTGCCGTGCTGACAGGTCTGCTCACGATCGTCCTCGGTCCGCTGCTCGTACGAGTGTACTGCGAGTTGCTGATGGTGTTCTTCAAAATGCATGAATCCTTGAAGAACATAGAGGAACGATTAGCTGCCGGCTCAAGGCCTTTTGACAATCGCCCATCCTAG
- a CDS encoding DUF4855 domain-containing protein translates to MRNLFMPTAVLCMLLVLFGNSPAYAAEKIEFADVPPHYWAYDDIQFMASYGVINGYENGKFKYGKIITRKDAAVMLARALELDSAKPSEEQEFAIPDVPPTLPGYGEILATMEYNWFSLNEEGKFEPDKPLTRDEMAKALAMAFSYEGKGKSEFTDIEEDHPYYPYIDAIDYYRVTTGYKDQTYRPKEPITRVQFAVFLSRVFQQPAYYEIRNAGEVVAKIDSLGSALKKAEEYPQGTIHPASTKYRKFSDKLASEDKTDIKAGTLIYNGVNEKETFSKEYFDRYTSYQTPDGQTKDFFQTFIIAGLRYDGGRFAEVPENKADYIDWKNYIERTFAEQGALNQLNLSAKGQNKQVDVYIAIPYPKQKDPILKLNDEVVENNLESRKELVNWYITEVAEEWEKNDFGHLNFKGFYWLNETVRSYEDERLLPAVAERIHEDGRLFIYSPHATSTNFKKWKSYGFDAAFLQPNAFRSHLKDKEKRLHMAFLKAQMYGTGINIEINSYSQAQAHYGEEAFDLYIDYAKRYGLDEKGMIFYQGVNMVERMATYDHPIFKKWYQQLTSTFFKDQHPPEDRKKEDINSQL, encoded by the coding sequence ATGAGGAATTTATTTATGCCAACAGCCGTACTATGTATGCTGCTGGTTTTATTCGGAAACTCACCAGCCTACGCAGCAGAAAAGATAGAATTTGCCGATGTGCCTCCGCATTATTGGGCGTACGACGATATTCAATTTATGGCTTCCTACGGGGTGATCAACGGCTACGAAAATGGAAAGTTCAAATATGGAAAAATCATTACCCGCAAGGATGCAGCCGTAATGCTGGCGCGCGCCCTTGAACTCGATTCAGCCAAGCCTTCTGAAGAACAGGAATTTGCGATCCCTGATGTTCCTCCTACTTTACCTGGTTATGGGGAGATATTGGCTACTATGGAATATAATTGGTTTTCGCTGAATGAGGAAGGAAAATTTGAGCCAGACAAGCCATTAACGCGAGATGAAATGGCGAAGGCCTTGGCGATGGCTTTTTCCTATGAAGGGAAAGGGAAGTCAGAATTTACGGATATAGAAGAAGATCACCCCTACTACCCATATATTGACGCGATTGACTATTACCGTGTGACAACCGGTTACAAGGATCAGACATACCGGCCAAAAGAGCCGATTACACGTGTGCAATTTGCCGTTTTTCTATCCCGTGTATTTCAGCAGCCTGCCTACTATGAAATTCGCAATGCTGGCGAGGTCGTCGCCAAGATCGACTCTTTAGGCTCCGCCTTAAAGAAAGCAGAGGAATATCCGCAGGGAACGATTCATCCTGCAAGCACGAAATACCGCAAGTTTTCTGATAAGCTCGCCAGCGAAGACAAGACGGATATAAAAGCCGGCACTTTGATTTACAACGGGGTTAATGAGAAAGAAACCTTCTCCAAAGAATATTTTGACCGTTATACAAGCTATCAGACACCGGACGGCCAAACAAAAGACTTCTTCCAAACGTTTATAATTGCAGGGCTTCGCTATGACGGCGGACGTTTTGCTGAAGTACCTGAAAACAAAGCGGATTACATAGATTGGAAAAACTATATTGAACGGACCTTCGCTGAACAAGGAGCCTTGAACCAGCTGAATCTTTCGGCAAAGGGGCAGAATAAACAAGTAGATGTCTATATTGCAATCCCTTATCCCAAACAAAAAGACCCGATTTTAAAATTAAACGATGAAGTGGTTGAAAATAATCTCGAATCGCGCAAAGAGCTAGTGAATTGGTATATCACCGAAGTAGCCGAAGAATGGGAGAAGAACGATTTCGGTCACTTGAACTTCAAAGGGTTTTACTGGTTGAATGAAACGGTCCGCAGCTATGAAGATGAGCGCCTCCTTCCGGCAGTGGCTGAGCGCATACATGAAGACGGACGCTTGTTCATTTATTCTCCGCATGCGACCTCGACGAATTTCAAGAAATGGAAGTCTTACGGATTTGACGCGGCCTTTCTACAGCCCAACGCCTTCCGATCCCATCTCAAAGATAAAGAGAAACGTCTGCACATGGCCTTTTTAAAGGCACAAATGTATGGAACAGGCATCAACATCGAAATCAACTCTTACTCTCAGGCACAAGCTCATTATGGAGAAGAAGCCTTTGATTTGTACATTGATTACGCCAAACGATACGGATTAGATGAAAAAGGCATGATCTTCTATCAAGGGGTCAACATGGTTGAAAGGATGGCTACCTATGATCACCCCATCTTCAAAAAGTGGTACCAACAATTAACGAGCACATTTTTTAAAGATCAACATCCTCCTGAAGATCGGAAAAAAGAAGATATTAACAGTCAGCTTTGA
- a CDS encoding Na+/H+ antiporter NhaC family protein, with protein sequence MGIGSMLPLAVALVMAILTRNVVVSLFFGVMTGVWFLAEGSLFKAIHLMIGDYFFGQLGDHYNAGVIVLLMGIGGFVSLLEKSGGAAAFARQMSRFLGNKRKVQFAAWLSGIGVFFTDSGSPLIVGPLFEKLADKVKMSREKLAWILDSTASPMAILIPFISWGVYIIGLIGKEFSALGLKESELTAFMKAIPFQFYAISVLLMVPLLALIRCDFGPMKRAEVRAERLAQPQTAKATTSIQSAGSAKPFFVWVPIVVLLAVMTALLVPLGFPFKEVEGLSFLVALTAGYLFASLVLAAFMLLYKIKKASEILNMYIAGMKNIVSIGVTLVLAWSLGAVIKELEAASYLVGLMEGNVPGYLIPVMIFLVGAVISFSTGSSWGTFAILLPLAIPAAVELEVSVPAAIAAVLSGGLFGDHCSPISDTTILSSTGAGCDLIDHVKTQTPYALVNAAASVTAFLIAGITGSALALGAAIAVMIILVLVFDKLSHHSFPFQMPPKQHEEATLKK encoded by the coding sequence ATGGGGATTGGGTCTATGTTGCCTTTGGCTGTCGCTTTAGTGATGGCCATTTTGACACGAAATGTCGTAGTGTCTTTGTTTTTTGGGGTGATGACAGGTGTATGGTTCCTGGCGGAAGGCTCTCTTTTTAAAGCTATACACCTCATGATTGGAGATTATTTCTTTGGCCAGCTGGGAGATCATTATAATGCCGGCGTCATCGTTTTGCTGATGGGCATCGGCGGCTTTGTCAGCCTGCTGGAGAAATCAGGCGGAGCTGCGGCCTTTGCCCGGCAGATGTCGCGCTTTCTGGGCAATAAACGCAAAGTTCAATTCGCGGCGTGGCTCAGTGGAATCGGCGTATTCTTTACTGATTCCGGCTCCCCTCTAATCGTCGGTCCCTTGTTTGAAAAGCTGGCGGATAAGGTGAAGATGTCGCGGGAAAAGCTTGCCTGGATACTGGATTCCACCGCTTCTCCTATGGCTATTCTCATCCCTTTTATCAGCTGGGGGGTGTATATTATCGGCTTAATCGGCAAAGAATTTTCCGCTCTCGGCCTGAAAGAATCGGAGCTGACTGCGTTTATGAAAGCGATTCCTTTCCAATTCTACGCCATTTCGGTCTTATTAATGGTGCCTTTACTAGCGCTGATCCGGTGTGATTTCGGCCCGATGAAGCGGGCGGAAGTGCGGGCGGAGCGTCTCGCGCAGCCACAGACAGCCAAAGCGACCACTTCCATTCAGTCTGCTGGCAGCGCCAAGCCCTTTTTTGTCTGGGTGCCGATTGTCGTCTTACTGGCGGTCATGACTGCTCTATTGGTTCCGCTCGGTTTTCCTTTTAAAGAAGTGGAAGGATTGTCATTCCTTGTTGCATTAACAGCGGGTTACCTATTCGCCAGTCTGGTTCTGGCCGCTTTCATGCTGCTGTATAAAATAAAGAAAGCAAGCGAAATTTTGAATATGTATATCGCCGGCATGAAAAACATTGTCTCGATCGGAGTGACCCTCGTGCTGGCTTGGTCGCTCGGGGCAGTCATTAAAGAATTGGAAGCCGCTTCATATCTTGTCGGGCTGATGGAAGGGAATGTGCCCGGATATCTCATTCCGGTGATGATCTTCCTGGTAGGAGCGGTCATTTCTTTCTCCACCGGAAGCTCATGGGGAACCTTCGCTATCCTGCTGCCGCTGGCTATTCCGGCAGCAGTCGAGCTTGAGGTATCCGTGCCTGCTGCTATTGCCGCAGTGCTGTCCGGCGGGCTGTTCGGCGACCATTGCTCGCCCATTTCTGATACGACCATTCTCTCTTCGACTGGAGCAGGCTGCGATTTAATCGATCATGTGAAAACGCAAACACCGTATGCCTTAGTTAATGCCGCCGCCTCCGTGACCGCTTTTCTAATCGCCGGCATAACAGGAAGCGCGCTCGCTTTAGGGGCTGCTATTGCCGTGATGATCATTCTTGTGCTGGTATTCGATAAGCTCAGCCATCATTCCTTTCCGTTTCAGATGCCGCCAAAGCAGCATGAAGAAGCCACACTCAAAAAGTAG
- a CDS encoding YuzL family protein, whose amino-acid sequence MGKRKQDPSKAGLGSPDVRGQGTAAAEIGEAAAPSSRKKKKKIIRKDPAGFELPSVK is encoded by the coding sequence ATGGGAAAACGCAAACAAGATCCATCCAAAGCCGGACTCGGTTCCCCGGATGTCCGGGGACAAGGCACCGCCGCGGCCGAAATCGGTGAAGCCGCCGCTCCGTCTTCACGCAAGAAAAAAAAGAAAATAATACGGAAAGACCCCGCAGGCTTTGAACTGCCCTCTGTCAAGTAG
- a CDS encoding competence protein ComK has translation MEKIEKYSISSKTMALSGVYHPDYNTIIHDEDGMYCTKQTVKSILNNACLERYSTYDGRIEALRYFLPYFKKTPLMICPYEGICAFPHISPRSPLCSWLVPNHIHQVHKLDKKKVKVEFNNESFLLLNCSFKSINNQRERAVHSMSHFSSLISRKIQKNYFFTYTH, from the coding sequence GTGGAGAAGATTGAGAAGTATAGCATTTCTTCGAAAACGATGGCGCTTAGCGGAGTCTATCATCCAGATTACAACACGATTATCCATGATGAAGATGGTATGTATTGCACAAAGCAAACCGTGAAATCTATTTTGAACAATGCCTGCCTTGAAAGATACAGCACGTATGATGGAAGAATTGAAGCCTTGCGGTATTTTCTTCCATACTTTAAAAAAACACCCCTGATGATTTGCCCCTATGAGGGAATTTGCGCTTTCCCGCACATATCACCTAGAAGCCCCCTTTGCAGCTGGCTCGTTCCAAACCACATTCATCAAGTTCACAAATTAGATAAGAAAAAAGTAAAAGTCGAGTTTAACAATGAAAGCTTTCTTCTTCTGAACTGCTCCTTCAAATCGATTAACAATCAAAGAGAACGTGCTGTCCACAGCATGAGCCATTTTTCCAGCCTGATCTCCCGCAAAATACAGAAAAATTATTTCTTTACCTATACGCATTAA